From a region of the Notolabrus celidotus isolate fNotCel1 chromosome 14, fNotCel1.pri, whole genome shotgun sequence genome:
- the LOC117825555 gene encoding kinase suppressor of Ras 1-like isoform X1: MAATGKLSVDGSLQTSSSELQDTMRRLGSSSEDRSRLTSALSCLKSVNEAGDSGSLSSDPSQDSDAFSPISPPSISFSPPVPLQPGTNHGRSISISVVPCSEEQRKYMSAEEMTDAFAPEPSTPPPGRASKTRTAKTCRTPPPPSRKLLQLLPNINLTRSKSQESQLANRIEDPAAHRSGKKNKGLAAIHINGSGLSPEDPALCSPPLSARTPGPVPSSAPYMMTAHPSLLLDGVSVHRSSPQTLRRDIGLAVTHRFSTKSWLSQTCQVCRRSMMFGVKCKHCKLKCHNKCTKDAPSCRISFLTLPRMRRAESVPSDINNRIDHTAEIPLQFRTLPKAITKREPLPSLNQLDSSSNPSSATSSTPSSPALIQQSNPPSVSATPPPHPSPQGCRDERFHFPDVPASSHPAGQHGGGYYEPGTSQADVTETQLTAGERGGAEAEEEEAADQSSRTKSPEEGDEDGLEDLPPICRRGVVGRWRGPISRKASQTSVYLQEWDIPYEQLQLGELIGKGRWGKVHKGRWHGEVAIRLLEIDGNNQDHLKVFKKEVMNYRQTRHENVVLFMGACMAPPHLAIITSFCKGMTLYSVVRERGHLLDINKIRQIAQDIVKGMGYLHAKEIIHKDLKSKNVFYDTNRVVITDFGLFGMSGVVQEGRRKNVLRIPRGWISYLAPEIVCKMSPEEDEDQLLFSKAADVYAFGTIWYEMQVGDWPITDLPVEAKIWLAGSGEGIKKVLADANLGKEVTEILSACWSSEADVRPTFTQLSDMLEKLPKLNRRLSHPGHFWKPTEYVS, translated from the exons ATG GCTGCAACGGGGAAGCTCTCAGTGGACGGTTCGCTGCAGACGTCCAGCAGTGAGCTGCAGGACACCATGAGACGTCTGGGCTCCAGCTCGGAGGACCGGTCCCGCCTCACTTCCGCCCTCTCCTGTCTGAAGAGTGTAAATGAAGCAGGTGACTCAG GGTCCCTCAGCTCGGACCCCTCGCAGGACAGCGATGCTTTCTCCCCCATCAGCCCCCCCTCCATCTCCTTCAGCCCCCCCGTCCCCCTGCAGCCCGGCACCAACCACGGACGCTCCATCTCCATCTCAGTGGTGCCGTGCTCCGAGGAGCAGAGGAAGTACATGTCTGCAGAGGAGATGACGGACGCCTTCGCTCCGGAGCCGAGCACGCCTCCGCCCGGCCGAGCCTCGAAGACACGCACCGCCAAGACCTGCCGGACCCCGCCTCCACCTTCACGCAAACTGCTGCAGCTCCTCCCCAACATCAACCTGACCCGGAGCAAGAGCCAGGAGTCCCAGCTCGCCAACCGCATCGAAGATCCCGCAGCACACAG GTCCGGTAAGAAGAACAAAGGTTTGGCTGCGATCCACATCAATGGCTCGGGTCTCTCTCCTGAGGATCCAGCTCTATGCTCGCCTCCACTGTCTGCACGGACGCCTGGTCCTGTCCCCTCCTCGGCCCCGTACATGATGACGGCGCACCCCTCCCTGCTGCTGGACG GTGTGAGCGTGCACAGGAGCTCCCCTCAGACGCTGAGGAGAGACATCGGCCTCGCCGTGACACACAG GTTTTCCACCAAGTCGTGGCTCTCTCAGACGTGTCAGGTGTGTCGGAGGAGCATGATGTTTGGAGTCAAATGCAAACACTGCAA GTTAAAGTGTCACAACAAATGCACCAAAGACGCTCCCTCCTGTCGGATCTCATTCCTCACAC TGCCGAGGATGCGCCGAGCAGAGTCAGTCCCGTCAGATATCAATAACCGTATCGATCACACGGCAGAGATCCCGCTGCAGTTCAGGACTTTACCCAAAGCCATCACCAAGAGG gaGCCCCTCCCCAGTTTGAACCAGTTGGACTCCAGCAGTAACCCCTCCTCGGCCACCTCCTCCACGCCGTCCTCCCCCGCCCTCATCCAGCAGAGTAACCCCCCCAGCGTCAGCGCCACACCCCCTCCTCACCCGTCACCGCAGGGCTGCCGGGACGAGCGCTTCCACTTCCCAG ACGTTCCTGCGTCGTCTCATCCTGCGGGTCAACACGGCGGCGGCTACTACGAGCCGGG AACGTCACAGGCCGACGTCACAGAGACTCAGCTTACTGCAGGAGAACGAGGAGgg GCCGAggcggaggaagaggaagcagcCGACCAGAGCAGCAGGACGAAGAGCCCCGAGGAGGGGGACGAGGACGGGCTGGAGGACCTCCCACCGATCTGTCGCCGCGGGGTCGTTGGGCGCTGGAGGGGCCCGATCTCCAGGAAGGCGAGTCAGACCAGCGTGTACCTGCAGGAGTGGGACATCCCGTACGAGCAGCTGCAGCTAGGGGAGCTCATCGGAAAG gGTCGCTGGGGGAAGGTGCACAAAGGCCGCTGGCACGGCGAGGTGGCGATCCGCCTGCTGGAGATCGACGGGAACAACCAGGACCACCTGAAGGTGTTCAAAAAGGAGGTGATGAACTACAGGCAGACCCGGCACGAGAACGTGGTGCTGTTCATGGGCGCCTGCATGGCCCCGCCCCACCTCGCCATCATCACCAG TTTCTGTAAAGGGATGACTCTGTACTCTGTTGTAAGAGAAAGAGGTCACCTGCTGGACATCAACAAGATCAGACAAATCGCACAAGACATCGTAAAG GGCATGGGTTACCTGCACGCTAAAGAAATCATCCACAAAGACCTGAAGTCAAAGAACGTTTTCTACGACACCAACAGGGTCGTGATCACAGACTTCGGTCTGTTCGGGATGTCTGGAGTCGTACAGGAGGGAAG aaGAAAGAACGTGTTGCGGATACCTCGCGGCTGGATCTCTTACCTCGCTCCAGAGATCGTTTGTAAAATGAGTCCAGAGGAGGACGAGGATCAGCTGCTGTTCTCCAAAGCTGCAGACGTTTACGCCTTCGG CACGATCTGGTACGAGATGCAGGTCGGGGACTGGCCCATCACTGATCTTCCCGTGGAGGCTAAAATCTGGCTGGCAGGCAGCGGCGAGGGCATAAAGAAAGTCCTAGCAGACGCCAACCTGGGCAAAGAGGTCACG GAGATCCTCTCCGCCTGCTGGTCCTCTGAAGCCGATGTCAGGCCGACTTTCACCCAGCTGTCCGACATGCTGGAGAAACTCCCCAAACTGAACCGCCGGCTGTCTCACCCCGGACACTTCTGGAAGCCCACAGAGTACGTATCATAG
- the LOC117825555 gene encoding kinase suppressor of Ras 1-like isoform X2, giving the protein MRRLGSSSEDRSRLTSALSCLKSVNEAGDSGSLSSDPSQDSDAFSPISPPSISFSPPVPLQPGTNHGRSISISVVPCSEEQRKYMSAEEMTDAFAPEPSTPPPGRASKTRTAKTCRTPPPPSRKLLQLLPNINLTRSKSQESQLANRIEDPAAHRSGKKNKGLAAIHINGSGLSPEDPALCSPPLSARTPGPVPSSAPYMMTAHPSLLLDGVSVHRSSPQTLRRDIGLAVTHRFSTKSWLSQTCQVCRRSMMFGVKCKHCKLKCHNKCTKDAPSCRISFLTLPRMRRAESVPSDINNRIDHTAEIPLQFRTLPKAITKREPLPSLNQLDSSSNPSSATSSTPSSPALIQQSNPPSVSATPPPHPSPQGCRDERFHFPDVPASSHPAGQHGGGYYEPGTSQADVTETQLTAGERGGAEAEEEEAADQSSRTKSPEEGDEDGLEDLPPICRRGVVGRWRGPISRKASQTSVYLQEWDIPYEQLQLGELIGKGRWGKVHKGRWHGEVAIRLLEIDGNNQDHLKVFKKEVMNYRQTRHENVVLFMGACMAPPHLAIITSFCKGMTLYSVVRERGHLLDINKIRQIAQDIVKGMGYLHAKEIIHKDLKSKNVFYDTNRVVITDFGLFGMSGVVQEGRRKNVLRIPRGWISYLAPEIVCKMSPEEDEDQLLFSKAADVYAFGTIWYEMQVGDWPITDLPVEAKIWLAGSGEGIKKVLADANLGKEVTEILSACWSSEADVRPTFTQLSDMLEKLPKLNRRLSHPGHFWKPTEYVS; this is encoded by the exons ATGAGACGTCTGGGCTCCAGCTCGGAGGACCGGTCCCGCCTCACTTCCGCCCTCTCCTGTCTGAAGAGTGTAAATGAAGCAGGTGACTCAG GGTCCCTCAGCTCGGACCCCTCGCAGGACAGCGATGCTTTCTCCCCCATCAGCCCCCCCTCCATCTCCTTCAGCCCCCCCGTCCCCCTGCAGCCCGGCACCAACCACGGACGCTCCATCTCCATCTCAGTGGTGCCGTGCTCCGAGGAGCAGAGGAAGTACATGTCTGCAGAGGAGATGACGGACGCCTTCGCTCCGGAGCCGAGCACGCCTCCGCCCGGCCGAGCCTCGAAGACACGCACCGCCAAGACCTGCCGGACCCCGCCTCCACCTTCACGCAAACTGCTGCAGCTCCTCCCCAACATCAACCTGACCCGGAGCAAGAGCCAGGAGTCCCAGCTCGCCAACCGCATCGAAGATCCCGCAGCACACAG GTCCGGTAAGAAGAACAAAGGTTTGGCTGCGATCCACATCAATGGCTCGGGTCTCTCTCCTGAGGATCCAGCTCTATGCTCGCCTCCACTGTCTGCACGGACGCCTGGTCCTGTCCCCTCCTCGGCCCCGTACATGATGACGGCGCACCCCTCCCTGCTGCTGGACG GTGTGAGCGTGCACAGGAGCTCCCCTCAGACGCTGAGGAGAGACATCGGCCTCGCCGTGACACACAG GTTTTCCACCAAGTCGTGGCTCTCTCAGACGTGTCAGGTGTGTCGGAGGAGCATGATGTTTGGAGTCAAATGCAAACACTGCAA GTTAAAGTGTCACAACAAATGCACCAAAGACGCTCCCTCCTGTCGGATCTCATTCCTCACAC TGCCGAGGATGCGCCGAGCAGAGTCAGTCCCGTCAGATATCAATAACCGTATCGATCACACGGCAGAGATCCCGCTGCAGTTCAGGACTTTACCCAAAGCCATCACCAAGAGG gaGCCCCTCCCCAGTTTGAACCAGTTGGACTCCAGCAGTAACCCCTCCTCGGCCACCTCCTCCACGCCGTCCTCCCCCGCCCTCATCCAGCAGAGTAACCCCCCCAGCGTCAGCGCCACACCCCCTCCTCACCCGTCACCGCAGGGCTGCCGGGACGAGCGCTTCCACTTCCCAG ACGTTCCTGCGTCGTCTCATCCTGCGGGTCAACACGGCGGCGGCTACTACGAGCCGGG AACGTCACAGGCCGACGTCACAGAGACTCAGCTTACTGCAGGAGAACGAGGAGgg GCCGAggcggaggaagaggaagcagcCGACCAGAGCAGCAGGACGAAGAGCCCCGAGGAGGGGGACGAGGACGGGCTGGAGGACCTCCCACCGATCTGTCGCCGCGGGGTCGTTGGGCGCTGGAGGGGCCCGATCTCCAGGAAGGCGAGTCAGACCAGCGTGTACCTGCAGGAGTGGGACATCCCGTACGAGCAGCTGCAGCTAGGGGAGCTCATCGGAAAG gGTCGCTGGGGGAAGGTGCACAAAGGCCGCTGGCACGGCGAGGTGGCGATCCGCCTGCTGGAGATCGACGGGAACAACCAGGACCACCTGAAGGTGTTCAAAAAGGAGGTGATGAACTACAGGCAGACCCGGCACGAGAACGTGGTGCTGTTCATGGGCGCCTGCATGGCCCCGCCCCACCTCGCCATCATCACCAG TTTCTGTAAAGGGATGACTCTGTACTCTGTTGTAAGAGAAAGAGGTCACCTGCTGGACATCAACAAGATCAGACAAATCGCACAAGACATCGTAAAG GGCATGGGTTACCTGCACGCTAAAGAAATCATCCACAAAGACCTGAAGTCAAAGAACGTTTTCTACGACACCAACAGGGTCGTGATCACAGACTTCGGTCTGTTCGGGATGTCTGGAGTCGTACAGGAGGGAAG aaGAAAGAACGTGTTGCGGATACCTCGCGGCTGGATCTCTTACCTCGCTCCAGAGATCGTTTGTAAAATGAGTCCAGAGGAGGACGAGGATCAGCTGCTGTTCTCCAAAGCTGCAGACGTTTACGCCTTCGG CACGATCTGGTACGAGATGCAGGTCGGGGACTGGCCCATCACTGATCTTCCCGTGGAGGCTAAAATCTGGCTGGCAGGCAGCGGCGAGGGCATAAAGAAAGTCCTAGCAGACGCCAACCTGGGCAAAGAGGTCACG GAGATCCTCTCCGCCTGCTGGTCCTCTGAAGCCGATGTCAGGCCGACTTTCACCCAGCTGTCCGACATGCTGGAGAAACTCCCCAAACTGAACCGCCGGCTGTCTCACCCCGGACACTTCTGGAAGCCCACAGAGTACGTATCATAG